CTGAAACAAAAATTTATAAAGGAAGAAAAATATTATCTATTATTGTCATGCCCTTTATACTACCCATCCAAGTTATTATAAAATTTATTGATTTAGAAGGATTCGCCCAACACACAAAACCCTACGATAATTGTCCTGGTGGATATTATCCAGAGTATGAAGCTCTAACAGTAGAAAACAATACAGAATGTGACATGTCAATTTATCTTTATTTTCCTTATTTTACATTTATTCCGACTATTAGTGCACTAGATTTGGATCATTCAATAACTGACCTGTATTATACTGATTTTGATGTAAACGATACACCTTTTGATGAAATAAAATTTACTAAAGAACCTGTGAACGAAATGCCTCCACGGCAATATGCTTACAATGAAAAACATTGTTTTATTACACAGGAAAAACAGGATGCAATGCTCAATTTTTTGGGTAATGGCTATCCTGAGGATATTTTAATACAAAACGAAAACTTATTTTCTCCGGTAAGAACAATTCCTACTTATATACAATCTAATAATTCAATATCCGCTGGCTCGGATATTGATCCAGGTCAAACGCAAGGGAATGTCATTATAAAAACGGGTTGTGAAGTATATTTTTCAGCAACAAACACAGTTCTGTTCAAACCCGGATTTGCAATTGAAAATGGAGCAACTTTTAATGCAGAAATACGTTCACCAATTTATCTATGTGAATCAAAGGGAAAAAGTACTGTTGCTTATATAAATGAAGAAACAAATACTTATAATTACACAGAAATTGATGATTTCATAAATAAAAAAGTGAAAACTTCAGAAAATAATAGAATAAATATTTACCCCAACCCAAACAACGGCAATTTCACAATAGCCATAAATGGTTATTCAACAGAACCAGTAAATTATGAAGTTGTAAACTTAATGGGAAGTGTAATTTTTAATGGAGTAAATGTTGAAAATTCCAAAACAAACATCAATATCTCTAACCAACCTAAAGGAATATATTTTATAAGAGTTAGAGTAGGTGCTCAAGTATTTACCGAGAAAATTATTCATCAATAGGTTTTTATTGAATTAAGAAAGTCTAAAAGGTTTTACCTGTTTTAAAAGCCAATACTAAAAAAAGTATTGGCTTTTTTAGTATATTTAATTTTTTTATAAATACTGAAAAATCAATAATCATAATTAGTGTTCGTCTATAAAGTTATTTTATTCTGAATAAACATAAAAATCACAAATTTCAAGCACCAAAATACAAATAATAATCAAATCCCAATAACCTAAATATCAAACTGTTTTGGTCTTTGAGTGTTGAATATTGTAATTTATTTACTCACAACATTATTAAATTTTATATGGTGTTTCCCGAAAAAAATCGGGACAGGCTATGAAATCGCTTTGCTAAGTTGGGATTTGTTTTTTGTTATTTGTAATTTTGCTTAAAATATATCACGACATTATGGACAAACACTAATTAATATAAGTTTATGAATATATTATTAAAAAATGCTACATACATTAACTGGCAGTCTTTAAATTTTAAAAAGTGCAATATAGTTGTAAATGGTGGAGTTAATGGGAAAATCAAAATGCTGGATAATACTGACAAAACTATTAATGAATCTGATTTTGAAATAATTGATTGTTCAGGAAAGTTAGTAAGCAAATCTTTTGCTTGCGGGCATCATCATGTATATTCTGCCCTTGCAAAAGGAATGAATGCACCAAAAAAAATACCAGGAAATTTCTATGAAATACTAAAGTATGTATGGTGGACACTTGATAAATGCTTAACACAGGAAATGATAGAATATAGTGCATTAACAACAGCAATTGCCTGTGCAAAAAACGGGATTACTTTTGTAATTGATCATCATGCATCTCCGAATTTTGTAAAAGATTCTCTTGATACAATAGCGAGAGCATTTGAAAAAGTCGGAGTATCGCATCTTCTTTGTTATGAAATTTCTGACAGAGATGGAAAAAAAATCGCAGAACAGGGATTAGAAGAAACAAAATCATTTTTACAAAATAATCAGGGATTAGTAGGATTACATGCTTCATTTACAGTTGATAATAACACATTGAAAAAAGCTGTTAAACTATCTGCTGATACTAATTCGGGAATTCATATTCATGTTGCCGAAGATATATACGATCAGGATAATTGTTTAAATAATTATAATTTGCGTGTAGTTGAACGGTTAAATAATTTTGGTGTTTTGGATTTTTCAAAAACTATATTGGGACATTGTTTGTATTTAAATGAAAATGAAAAAGAACTGATAAAAAATTCAAAATCCTGGATAGTTCAGAATACCGAAAGTAACCTGAATAATAATGTAGGATATTTTAACAGTTGCGGGCTTGGAGAAAAAATAATGCTTGGTACTGATGGAATGCACAGTGATATGTTAAGAAGTGCCAAAGCAGCTTTTTTTGTCGGGCAGGGGTTCGACACAATTGATTATAATTCGGCATATATACGTTTCAGAAATGTTCATAACTATATTTCAGAGAATAATTTTACTGGTGATGGTGAAAATAATCTTGTGATTCTTGATTATGACACACCAACAGAAATTAATAAGGATAATTTTTTTGGGCATTTCATTTTTGGAATTGAATCAAAACACGTACAACATGTAATATCCAATGGTAAATTAATTATAAAAGATAAACAGATATTAACTGTTGATGAAAACGAAATACTAATAAATTCAAGGAAACTAAGTAAAGAACTCTGGAAAAAAATGTCAGATTAATAAGAGTTCGTTTATAAAGTTATTTTATTTTGAATAAACATAAAATCACAAATTTCAAGCACCAAAATACAAATAATAATCAAATCCTAATGACCTAAATATCAAACTGTTTTGGTTATTGAATATTGTAATTTATTTGAAATTTGTTTTTTGTTATTTGTAATTTTGCTTAAAATATATCACAACATTATGGACAGGCACTAATTAACCTTACATATTATAATATAAATAAAATCATTAATAGCATGCCCGACTATTTAATTAAAAACGGAACAATTGTAAGTTCTGAAAAAACATTTGATAATGAATTGTTAATAAGCAATGGTAAAATAAAAGCAATTGATAAAGAAATTAAAGCAAGTAACAGTTCAACCAAAATTATTGATGCAAAAGGAATGTATATCTTTCCGGGAGCAATTGACCCGCATGTTCATATGAGTTTACCATCTCCAGCCGGCAAATCATC
This portion of the Bacteroidales bacterium genome encodes:
- a CDS encoding amidohydrolase family protein, with the translated sequence MNILLKNATYINWQSLNFKKCNIVVNGGVNGKIKMLDNTDKTINESDFEIIDCSGKLVSKSFACGHHHVYSALAKGMNAPKKIPGNFYEILKYVWWTLDKCLTQEMIEYSALTTAIACAKNGITFVIDHHASPNFVKDSLDTIARAFEKVGVSHLLCYEISDRDGKKIAEQGLEETKSFLQNNQGLVGLHASFTVDNNTLKKAVKLSADTNSGIHIHVAEDIYDQDNCLNNYNLRVVERLNNFGVLDFSKTILGHCLYLNENEKELIKNSKSWIVQNTESNLNNNVGYFNSCGLGEKIMLGTDGMHSDMLRSAKAAFFVGQGFDTIDYNSAYIRFRNVHNYISENNFTGDGENNLVILDYDTPTEINKDNFFGHFIFGIESKHVQHVISNGKLIIKDKQILTVDENEILINSRKLSKELWKKMSD